The following are encoded in a window of Planktothrix serta PCC 8927 genomic DNA:
- a CDS encoding SDR family oxidoreductase — translation MNTKSYIFVAGASRGVGREVVKCLRNKEMNVKALLRTPDTRPELEAMGVEVVMGDALEIAAVEQAILGPETISAVISTIGGLPKEGERADYLGNKNLIDAAVKAGVGKFILVSSIGSGESVVALPPQALETLASVLVEKEKAEQHLINSGLNYTIIRPGGLKSEPATGNGVLTENYRVAGMIHRADVGQLVCDCLFSELANGKILSAIDRNMAYGEPDFEVLDLS, via the coding sequence ATGAACACTAAATCTTATATTTTTGTTGCGGGTGCAAGTCGAGGCGTGGGCCGAGAAGTGGTGAAATGCTTACGAAACAAAGAAATGAACGTGAAAGCATTGTTAAGAACACCGGACACTCGCCCTGAGTTGGAAGCGATGGGGGTGGAAGTGGTGATGGGGGACGCCTTAGAGATAGCGGCTGTTGAACAGGCGATATTGGGCCCAGAAACGATTTCGGCTGTGATTAGTACCATTGGCGGTTTACCCAAAGAAGGAGAACGAGCGGACTATTTGGGAAATAAAAATTTAATTGATGCGGCGGTGAAAGCGGGGGTAGGGAAATTTATTTTAGTCTCTTCTATTGGGAGTGGGGAGAGTGTGGTGGCTTTACCTCCCCAGGCGTTAGAAACCTTGGCTTCGGTTTTAGTGGAAAAGGAAAAAGCCGAACAACATTTAATTAATAGTGGACTGAATTATACCATTATTCGTCCGGGGGGGTTAAAATCTGAACCTGCAACGGGAAATGGGGTGTTAACGGAAAATTATCGGGTTGCAGGTATGATTCATCGGGCGGATGTGGGTCAGTTGGTCTGTGATTGTTTATTTTCAGAGTTGGCAAATGGTAAGATTTTGTCAGCTATTGACCGCAATATGGCTTATGGTGAACCAGATTTTGAGGT
- a CDS encoding PP2C family protein-serine/threonine phosphatase yields MSLQKLFQISTSAPPPLHCTNPACPQPRNPLGNQICETCQTPLTYRYLWATGSGAGQIQPGQLVGNRYYVTFPQIWLDTKPGAPPILADILSESILSYLYLYPHRLHIPGVFGVYPLGIPPEATETLLLENIPVDSRGQLFPTLVEAWPKTNPVRQVYWLWQMQQLWTPLTEQGAAYSLLVKDNLRVEGWRVRLRELHQGKVQPTQRDLAESWTAFIETAHPSIQYRLQTIHQLMRHQEDSLKEVGSHLNQLLMEQSAQLPLHLAVTGLTDVGVKRSHNEDSCYPNIQDVRNLYIYPNDKLIPHLSIVCDGVGGHDGGEVASQLAVQSVKPLIHSLMAEISNQEELAPPELIMEQLQEIARVVNNVIAAQNNEQGREFRQRMGTTLVIALQLPQKVKTPEGIELHNCHELYIVNIGDSRAYWMTQNSCQQLTLDDDVANREVRHGRSLYWDAAQRSGAGALTQALGTREAEFLRPTVQRFIIEEDGLLLLCSDGLSDNQRVEQCWQNFSASVLNGEQSLESAVQGWIDVANDKNGHDNVSVVLTYCGVSPQKLVLVETTPLSTKPEFLETEPTEASKVLLYDESLPESQIQPTSKPPSKWKEVAFILSLFTILIAGGFAIWWQVSQSQINSIPEQPTNKR; encoded by the coding sequence GTGTCCTTACAAAAATTATTTCAAATCAGCACTTCGGCGCCGCCGCCCCTGCATTGTACAAACCCCGCCTGTCCCCAACCGCGTAACCCTTTGGGGAATCAAATTTGTGAAACCTGTCAAACCCCCTTAACCTATCGGTATTTGTGGGCCACAGGTTCTGGGGCGGGACAAATTCAACCGGGTCAGTTAGTCGGAAATCGCTACTATGTCACCTTTCCCCAAATTTGGTTAGATACTAAACCTGGCGCCCCGCCGATTTTGGCTGATATCCTCTCAGAGTCGATATTATCCTATTTGTATTTATATCCCCATCGGCTGCATATTCCTGGGGTATTTGGGGTGTATCCCTTGGGAATTCCCCCGGAAGCCACAGAAACTCTGTTATTAGAGAATATTCCCGTTGATAGTCGGGGTCAACTGTTCCCGACTTTAGTAGAAGCATGGCCTAAAACGAACCCCGTGCGTCAGGTGTATTGGTTATGGCAAATGCAGCAATTATGGACACCTTTAACCGAACAAGGCGCTGCCTATAGTTTATTAGTCAAAGATAACTTACGGGTGGAGGGCTGGCGGGTGCGGTTGCGAGAACTCCATCAGGGTAAAGTTCAACCCACCCAACGAGATTTAGCCGAATCTTGGACAGCGTTTATTGAAACCGCCCATCCGAGCATCCAATATCGGTTACAAACCATTCATCAATTGATGCGTCATCAGGAGGACTCGTTAAAAGAAGTCGGGAGTCACCTGAATCAATTATTAATGGAACAATCGGCCCAATTACCGTTACATTTAGCCGTAACCGGATTAACAGATGTCGGGGTCAAACGTTCCCATAATGAAGATAGTTGTTATCCGAATATTCAGGATGTACGGAATCTGTATATTTATCCCAATGATAAATTAATTCCCCATTTAAGTATTGTTTGTGATGGGGTTGGAGGTCATGACGGGGGCGAGGTCGCCAGTCAATTAGCGGTACAATCTGTTAAGCCTTTAATTCATAGTTTGATGGCGGAAATATCTAATCAAGAAGAATTAGCACCGCCAGAATTAATTATGGAACAACTGCAAGAAATTGCCCGGGTTGTCAATAATGTGATTGCGGCTCAAAATAATGAACAGGGGCGAGAATTTAGACAACGGATGGGAACAACCTTAGTCATCGCGTTACAACTACCCCAAAAAGTTAAAACCCCAGAGGGGATTGAATTACACAATTGCCATGAACTTTATATTGTCAATATTGGGGATAGTCGCGCCTATTGGATGACTCAGAATTCCTGTCAACAATTAACCCTTGATGATGATGTGGCAAATCGAGAAGTTCGTCATGGTCGGAGTTTATATTGGGATGCTGCTCAACGCTCCGGTGCTGGTGCTTTAACTCAAGCTTTAGGAACTAGAGAAGCGGAATTTTTACGGCCAACGGTGCAACGATTTATTATTGAAGAAGACGGATTATTATTATTATGTTCCGATGGATTAAGTGATAATCAACGGGTTGAACAATGTTGGCAAAATTTTTCGGCTTCGGTGTTAAATGGAGAACAATCTTTAGAATCTGCGGTACAAGGATGGATTGACGTTGCTAATGATAAAAATGGTCATGATAATGTTTCTGTTGTTTTAACTTATTGTGGTGTTTCTCCGCAAAAATTAGTTTTAGTAGAAACAACACCTCTATCAACAAAACCTGAATTTTTGGAAACTGAACCCACTGAAGCATCCAAAGTTTTATTATATGATGAATCCCTTCCTGAATCGCAAATTCAACCGACCTCTAAACCTCCTTCTAAATGGAAGGAAGTGGCTTTTATTCTAAGTTTATTTACGATATTAATTGCTGGAGGTTTTGCAATTTGGTGGCAAGTTAGCCAGTCTCAAATCAATTCAATTCCTGAACAACCGACCAATAAACGATAA
- a CDS encoding GTP-binding protein: MNLDDELNTTLLSFTDLQAELNLRHAQDALREIVDHLDLTPTEREGLEPDIGGLQRMMEKLESTSVQIAVFGMVGRGKSSVLNALLGQEVFITGPIHGVTQTTHKQQWQLTENSLSPIPAVSYRISQIELIDTPGIDEVDGETREKIARQVAQQADLLLFVIAGDITQVEYDALSQLREAGKPMLLVFNKIDQYPEADRQAIYEKIRDERVKELLSPDEIVMAAASPLVAKAIRRPDGTLSAQLTRAEPQIEELKLKILEILDREGKSLVALNTMLYAGDINEKLVQRKMEIREQSANRVIWNGVITKSIAIALNPLMMIDLLSGAMIDVALILTLSKLYGISMTQQGAVELLQKIALSMGGITASELVANFGLSSLKSLLGLTAPVTGGLSLVPYLSVAIPQAAIAGVSCYAIGQVTKAYLANGASWGEEGPKAVVQHILETLDETSILNRIKQELWNKINVKNRILER; this comes from the coding sequence ATGAATCTGGATGATGAACTGAATACAACGCTGTTGAGTTTCACCGACCTGCAAGCGGAATTGAATTTACGCCATGCTCAAGACGCCTTACGCGAAATTGTAGACCATCTTGACTTGACCCCCACAGAACGAGAAGGTTTAGAACCCGATATTGGGGGGTTACAAAGGATGATGGAGAAATTAGAATCTACCTCCGTACAAATTGCCGTTTTTGGCATGGTAGGACGGGGTAAATCTTCGGTTTTGAACGCTTTATTAGGTCAAGAGGTGTTTATTACTGGCCCCATTCATGGCGTCACCCAAACCACCCATAAGCAGCAATGGCAATTGACTGAAAACTCTTTATCTCCTATTCCTGCGGTTTCCTATCGGATTTCTCAAATTGAATTGATTGATACCCCAGGAATTGATGAAGTTGATGGCGAAACCCGTGAAAAAATTGCCCGTCAAGTCGCACAACAAGCGGATTTATTATTATTTGTAATTGCCGGAGATATTACTCAAGTTGAATATGATGCCCTTTCTCAATTACGAGAAGCGGGAAAACCGATGTTATTAGTATTTAATAAAATTGATCAATACCCGGAAGCTGATCGACAAGCAATTTATGAAAAAATTCGAGATGAACGAGTAAAAGAATTATTATCTCCCGATGAAATTGTGATGGCTGCGGCTTCTCCTTTGGTGGCGAAAGCGATTCGTCGTCCTGATGGAACTTTAAGTGCTCAATTAACTAGAGCAGAACCTCAAATTGAGGAATTAAAGCTCAAAATTTTAGAGATTTTAGATCGGGAAGGTAAATCTTTAGTGGCTTTAAATACGATGTTATATGCAGGAGATATTAATGAGAAATTAGTGCAGAGAAAAATGGAAATTCGAGAACAAAGTGCGAACCGAGTGATTTGGAATGGGGTAATTACAAAATCGATTGCGATCGCTTTAAATCCCCTGATGATGATTGATTTATTAAGTGGAGCAATGATTGATGTAGCTTTAATTTTAACCTTATCTAAACTGTATGGAATTTCCATGACTCAACAAGGTGCAGTTGAATTATTACAAAAAATTGCCTTAAGTATGGGAGGAATTACAGCCAGTGAATTAGTAGCTAATTTTGGCTTAAGTTCGTTAAAAAGTTTATTAGGATTAACTGCACCCGTAACTGGGGGATTATCTTTAGTACCCTATTTATCGGTTGCTATTCCCCAAGCTGCGATCGCTGGGGTTTCTTGTTATGCCATTGGACAGGTGACAAAAGCTTATTTAGCCAATGGTGCATCCTGGGGAGAAGAAGGCCCTAAAGCCGTTGTTCAACATATTTTAGAAACTTTAGATGAGACTTCTATTTTAAATCGAATTAAACAAGAATTATGGAATAAAATTAATGTTAAAAACCGAATTTTAGAACGTTAA